The Chelonoidis abingdonii isolate Lonesome George chromosome 11, CheloAbing_2.0, whole genome shotgun sequence genomic interval gtttcagtaggTGCAAGGCACCTGAACACTTTTGAGGATGTGAGCCTTAGTGTCTTTGTGCTTCATCTGTATAATGGAGGTAGCAACACTGCCCTAcctcgggggaggggaggggggcgagGGTAAATACCTTACAGATTGTATGAGGCTCAGATACTCTGATAATGGGGACCAGGTAAGCTAGGGAGCCATGCAGATGAAATTACCCCCATGCaattgagagaggaaaagaaacagagctgggagccaggagctctggGGTTGTGTTCCAAGCTTTGATGGGGGCAGAGTAATCtattggttagagcaggagggaaCTGCTTGGACTCTGAattgctgtgtgacctggggtaGGTTCCTTCAGCTCTCAGGGCCTCTGTCTCTGAGTTGAGGAGAATACCCCAAACAAAGGCCTGTGGAAGCCCTACAGAAAGGGGGACGACATATCAGTGTAATAGTTAATGCCCCCTTCTCTATTAAATCCCTTTCTGGTTAAAGCTAACAGTTCAAGGCACTAATTTgggaaagctgtgtgtgtgtggtatgtgtTTAATTGAAAATCTCCATTTACAGTAGGGCCCACTTTATTTACTCCACTTACAGCCAAGTCAGTATTTCTCCTGCCACTGTTGACAGCATTCCTGATGCCAACAATGGAGCTGAGTGTACTGGAGGCTCTCGATCGGTTTCTGTGATCTGCTCTCAAGGCTGGCCCAGCTTCTGGCTTGTTCGCTAAGCTCCCCACTGGGCCACTCGCTGACTGAGACTTGTCTCCTTGCACCCCACAGGGGTACACTCTAGTAGAATATGAAACATACAAAGAAGCTCAGGCGGCGATGGAAGGTCTTAACGGACAGGACCTGATGGGGCAGCCAATCAGCGTGGACTGGTGCTTTGTCAGGGGGCCCCCGAAAGGAAAGAGAAGGTAAGATACTGCCAGGGTTGAGGGCTGCATCTCAGCTGACGCCGGCTTGGTCCTCAGCTTGGGAGTCTCATCAGAGGTACCGAAGATTAAGTGAGTCATGGAGTCTGAGCTGGCCTCAGGCTCCCTCACAAAGGGTGACCCTCCACGGCAGTGTGGAGAACACTTGCCTAGGGCTTTCTAGTGCTGGTAGAACGTGATGGATTGAGAGCCCTGAAGCCACTAAATAACAAACAGGATTTTAAGTTAGACCAACTGGAAATTCTTTCCCCCAGAGTGATTCTCTCCCTCTTTTACCTGGAGCTGCTGCATGACACTCTTGAGTTCCTGCATTCAGTCCATGTGCATGCTCAGGGGCTTTCACCGTAGCCTCTGTGCTTTTCATCCAGAGAGGATGGTATTTGTGCCACAGACAAAGGAactgcctgaagcagggcagGAAATGTCAGAGAGTCTGTGCCGCCTACTTCCAGCTCTCTGGGAAACACCCTGTAGTAAAACAATGCTTTAGAGCTCCTCCGTGGTTTAGGATCCTGATGTTTCTGCTGAGGGGTGAAACTGAAGGCCTGATCTCTTGAAAAATTCAACAGGAATGTTAACCCTGGGCTAAATTTCCAGTGGATCATGAATAATTCTCGCCAATCGGGAATTCTGTTGGATTGTGTTCTTCAGTTCTTTAATGGTCTGAGCAGGAGGTTGCCAGTCAAGAGATTTTACTAGTCTGGACCCAGCCATTGACacatgtgactttgggcaagtcatttatgggctctgtgcctcggtttctgTAAAACTGGAACCCTACTTACCTTCCTTTAGTGAAGTGCAATGAGATCTGTGCATGAGCTTTAAGAGAATTTTTCCTGTTGCTCTGCATTATTAAACACCTGCTGGCTTCCACTCCAGAACTGGCTGCATTTCTTTGGCAAGGAACATGGTCCTTGTGCATAGAAGTCATCGATGGCTTTCAAATCTTTCGAGATGTTAGCTCAGGCTAGCATATATATAACTCTGTCCCTGTCTGTCTATCTTCCAGGGGCGGGCGTAGGCGGAGCAGGAGTCCGGACAGGAGACGACGCTGATCTCacatttctccatttccttttgaTGGTTCCTAGGTGTAAATTCTCCCTGCGTAGCTCTGGAAGCAGGAAGTATCTTGTAAGCTGTCTGTGCAGACTCCTGCCTTGATCCCTTTCTGGGTTTTTAATTGTGCTGCATTTTTACCTATGAGTTCTTGGTCGTATTTTTGACAGCATCTGTAAGGTTCTTGATTTGTGTTAAAACTCCTAATCTCCTTTTGACCTCAGACACTTCAAATGAGAGAACTCATCCAGTGATGCTGAAGGGGACTCTCATTTTGAAGGAGAAATGTTACCCATAAATACTGAataaaagtctgctttttttaaaaaaaaaatccctcttctgTTGACATCTGCCCGTATCTGTAAGGGAGACATGTGTTCCAGTTGGTGGGACATCAGATGCCTGGGTTTCATTGTCAAGCAGAGTTTAGTCTTTGTCCAGCCTATGAGTAGAACATATGGTTTTAGATTTGAATGGATAAGCACCCCCAGCACAATCAGAATTGGTGTTTATCTGGTAAACACCGGAAATGGTTTTCAGTATTGTCTGCACCCCTTGTCCAGTGCACTTTGTACCTGTTCTACCTAAAcgtccctgctccctggcttgcATCAAGGGCTCGTCTAATGGAGCAGTAGTGTGGACGACAGGGAGTGTGATTTCTAAGGCACGTTAACGTGTTACAAACTAATTGGTGTGTAGAGCCTGCTGGGGAGACACAGTACTTTGTGTACTCACAGAGAGGAAACCCTGAAAAACCAGGTAGAGCTCAAAAATCACTAAAAATAACCCtccagaaatgaaatgaaatgaataaacCCCAAATAAGAAAAGGCCAACCTACAGGGCATGGAAATTTATAGGTTCTATCTAAGGTCCTCATCTGACATCTGTCACTATAATATCTAAAAACCTTCATTGTATCTCTTTGCACAACCCTCCTGGGAGGCAGGCTGGGACTTTTAGCCCTGCTGTACACAGAAACTAAGTGAGCTGCACGAGCCCACACAGGAAGTTGGTGGCAGAACAGGGATATGAGCCCATGTGTCTTGGATCCTTGGAGCCGTAACCACTAGACTATCCTGCCTGTCAGTTGCTGGGTTACTCTGCCTGGGGCAAACAGTTTCTTTTCTACCACGAGAGCCCATCAGTTTCCCGCTGCATTAGACTTTAAAGATGGGAAAAGACTGAGGCGGCACCgccagggtacatctacactatggtgAACAATGCGGGTCAGCtgactataaaattgcagtgtcgACATCCATCTCTGTTACTGAGGgtggctagaacccaggagtcctgtcatCCTCCTCTGACCACTAATTCACACACTGGCTGATGGGAGTTATTGAGTAAGGGGAACCACTTGGAAATGTATCAGGAtccagctcccccttccccgtTTCTGGTGGGGGAGCAGAGGCTTTCTGCACTCAGGAACCAACTGGTGTATTCGGTGGGGGACAGTATCATGGAAGTGCAAACTTGGGTATCTCCTCTCAAAAGCAGGAACCCAGGTTCCTTCATGTGTGTTTGAGTGGGGACGTGGATCTGGAAAATAACAATGCTCCCTAGCTCTTGtcttcagtagatctcaaagcactttccaaaggcTTCTCCCTATTTCccagatggagaaactaaggcaTAAAGAgggcaaagtgacttgctcaaggtcacccagcagctgaGCTGGGAATAAACCCTGGGTCTCCTGAGTCAAGGATgtgtccactaggccacactgctagCAGACTTTAGTGGCGACCTTTCCAAGGAGCAGAAGCCCACAGCAGTCCGCTCTCTTTGTCCACCTCCACCCATGCCAGCTGGGGAGCGTGCAACCTGGCACAGCTCTGGGTAGCGAGAGACAGATGGGCACAAAGGGAGAAGATCAAGGAGAGGCCACTGGCTGAGAAAATAATCTGGATTTATTGGTGGGTGCTTGAGTGAAGGAACAATTGCCCAGTAGCTCCCACATTATGGGGGTCCCACTGGGCTCTCTTCCTTGCTGGGAAGCAGAGGTGAGTCTGGGCGTGGCAAAGGTCCACTCATATGAAACTCTCCACTATCTTCTTCCTGCACAGTTCGCACCTCCCAGCAGGCAAGGCCACATTAACCGTCACCTCCAGTTCATACTTGCCCGAGCCCCCCTGGTCCTCCCCGGCACTCCTGATGGGCGCGGCCGTGGTGGAGGTCCGGAAGGAGCCAATCAGCGTGGAGGCCTGCTCCTTCCTGCGATGGGTGCAGCGGCAGACGCGCCCGATCTCCCTGCGGAAGTGCATGGTGAAGAGGCCATAGATGAGGGGGTCCAGGCAGGCGTTAAAGAGGCCGAAGAGGAAGAGGATGTGGCTGAGGGATGGAGGCACCTTCTTCCGGCTCAGCATCTCCGGGGAGAACCAGTACCAGAGGCCCAGCAGGTAGTAGGGAGTCCAGCACAGAACGAAGGTCAGCACGATGACAATGGACATCTTCAGAGTGCGCATCCTGGCTCGGGGGATGTTGTTGTAGGAGCGGCGGAGGTGGACCTCCTTGGAGGAgactgcagggcagagggaggagaagaatgagagagagaataagaagGGAGGGAACAGAGGATGAGAGGGGAGACACAGAGGGAGGGAAATTCTGTGGGATGAAGCAGAGCGCTTGGAAGAGAGCAAGGAAAGGGAGAGCAGGAGAATGAGAACAAGAAAGAAACTGAGcagagggaagaggggaaatacAATGATAAGGACAGAATGGGAAAGACAGAGGACAAAAAGAGTGAGAGTCCCCATGTTCCAAGCCAGTGTGTATGTGAGTGCTGGCAcaggtccctgcagcctcccagagctggagaaatgCCCAGGGTGGAGGGCAGCTGGGGACTGGTTCCTGGCTGCCTGGGTTAATGGGCCGTGGCAGGCCAGCCGTGGCAGCGGGTAGTGCCCAGGGGGAAGCAGGGTGTTCTGCACGGGGCACCGAACCAGGGCCTGCCACAGCCGGAGTGCGGGGGGGCATGAAGGGGACGGTTCCCTGCAGCTAAGTACTGGGTCTGGGATTGATTTTCCcttggggagaggcagaggaggaagatggATGGAAAgatgtgtggggatggatggatagggaGAGGTGCACACTCATTGGTGTACGTTGTGCATATGTGCATGTTCTCATACACATGCGCGCTCCCACATACACGtgctcgcacacacacacagagaccagTCCCACCATGCAGACCCCCGCTCCAGTGAACATGCACGCCCATGCATGTTGGGAGTCTGCGGGCAAGGGCCAGGGGACATGAGAGGCAGGCCGGGCTCACCGCAGACTCTCTTCATCTTACCGGAGATATCGATGAGGATTCGGGAGTAGCACAGCACCATGATGAGCAGCggcagcaggaagaggcaggagaagGTGAACATATTGTAGAGGGTCTCCTGCCAGTGGGCTTGGAAGCTGCCCACTGTGGCGCACTGGATGAAGTAGATGGGCTGGGAGCGGCTCACTGCATGGAAGACAAACATCTGAAAGAGAGACACCCCTCCCGGCCCGGAGAAACAGTTAGATCTCGGCACCCCCACAGGAGCTACATCCTGGACACAGCACTGGCCACCCAGCCTCGTATTCCTGCCCATTGCACCGGCGCTCCAGCATCCCTGCCTCTGGCCCATACTGGATCCATCTAGCTAGGCCACCTCCAGTCCATACTGTATCTGACaactggtccatctagctcatCCTCTGCCCATCCCAGATCCATTGCCGGCAGGCTGGTGTCCTGACTGTACATCATCAAACCATTGGCCTGTCTCATCTTATATCCctatagctcaggggttctcaaactgggggttgggaccctacAGGGAGtcacgagattattacatggagggtcatgagctgtcaacctccacctcaaaccctgctttgcctccagcatttgtaatggtgttaaagatataaaaaagtgtttttaatttgggggggggggtcacactcggaggcttgctgtgtgaaaggggtcacctgtttaaaaaaaaaaaagtttgagagccactttAGCTGATCCATCTAGTTGGGTAGCCCCGCATCCCGCCCATACTACATCAGGTCATTGGCCCATCCACACCAGAGTGCATCAGAGGCCTGTTCTACCTAAACCAGACCCTGGCAGTACCACAAATGGCATGGCAAAAGGAGACTGCACCATGGGAAGCCTGCCCCGGGGTCTATTCCACGGTCCTTTCCTACCTGCGCCATTGCCATGGCGACCTACCTGAGGTAGTGCCAGCAACACGCTCAGGGCCCAGGCCACACACAGCATGGCCTTGTTCTTCTTCTTGGCGTCGCCCACACTCAGTGGGTGTAAGATGGCCGCCTGGCGGTCCAGGCTGATCACCACGGTGATGAAGGCTGAGGCATACATGGCCACCAGCTTGAGGAACATGAGGGCCCGGCAGGCCAGGTCGCCTGCATACCACTGCACTGTGATGTTCCAGGCTGCGTCCAAGGGCATCACCACAAAGGTCACCAGCAGGTCGGCTGCGGCCAGGTTGACAATGAGGATGCGGATGTGCGGCCTCTTGCGGTACTTCTGGGTGACGGTCCACAGCACAGCGATGTTGAAGCAGgcggaggagaggaagaggacgAAGGTGATGGCCACCCGGACCTTGGCGGCGGTGGAGAAAGTGGGTAACAGGAAGACCTCCTCATTGGGCAGGCTGGTGTTGGCTCTACCACTAGGCGagacctccaccccctcccagggctgcccaCGGCTCTGGTTGCCCATGGCGGGCGACCCCGGGTCGAGCAGTTCACTGACCTTCTTGCGGAAAGTGGCGTTCATATCGGAGGCTTGGGCATTCCCACCCAGAATCTGCACTGCAGCCTTACAGAGATGTgagcagccaggacccaggggGCCGAATCCGGCTCGTTCCCGGGAAGCCAAGCTCCTCCTACAATGTGGCAGGGCTCGGAGACCCTGAGCATGATTTGCTGCTTGGATGGAGACTCTGCTAAACTGGACCTGCCCGGCTTCTGCTCTGGATTGAACAAGAACCACCACCTTCTGGCTCAGGGAACTTTATTCCTTCTTCACAGAGCAGCAGTTAACTCTTTCGTGGCCTGTGCTGGTGAGACTGAATAGGGATGGCTCCTTTGGCGACAAATATCTCCCAGTTACAGAAAGAGTTCGGGTCAACTCTGGCATCCAAATCTCCACTGGGAGGAGCCGGCAGGAAACGTCGTTCCCCTCTGCTTTCCCAGTGGTTCCACTAGCCCCAGAGGTGGGCCAGATTCACAGGAGTGAACAGGCACCTGGGAATCTCTGATCAGTCAGTCAGGATTGGTTCTGAGGAGGTAACGATTCTAGCTTGCATCTCATTGGCCAGCTCAATTTGGCGGCTTgcacctccccagctgggagaagTGCTCCTGTAGTTGAATTCTGCTCTTAAAGACAATCCGTTGCTGGTGTGGGTGGAAGTTTAATACAGAGCCTCCAGGCTTTCTGTGCCGTGGCTCCAAACGCAGGTGCTCTCCTTCTGGAGGGCAAATTAGGCCTTAGCCCTGGCTGTTACTTGGTAAGATTCCCCCCCGAGGGCTTTTCACTCCCTGACAGCCAGCAGCATCTGAGGATACAGCCTCTCTTGCATGGTGTCAGTGGATGTACGTGGGTGAATTCCAGCCCACTGTGGCGCTTGCAGAGCAATGCGTACAGACATCTGTACAGTGCGAGCTGTGCTTTACAGGGTGTGCATCAATCTCTCACTCCCCCCCCCGGGATGCGACAAAGCAGCCGGTGGCCTGAAGATCTGGCCTCTGTTTCCAGGGATCTGTGAATGGACCAAAAGAGATGTGTGTTAGATAGCTGCTATTTTTCTACCTGCCACAAAGGGGCAAAAGGCAGGTCCAGTCTCCAAAGCCCGTTTGATTGGGCCCTCTGCAGAGGGTGCCAACCCTGGGGAGCAGTTCATGACTCAGAAGGGTCAACGCTGCCCTTGGCTGATGATCAGAGCTTGA includes:
- the LOC116831855 gene encoding gonadotropin-releasing hormone II receptor-like, coding for MNATFRKKVSELLDPGSPAMGNQSRGQPWEGVEVSPSGRANTSLPNEEVFLLPTFSTAAKVRVAITFVLFLSSACFNIAVLWTVTQKYRKRPHIRILIVNLAAADLLVTFVVMPLDAAWNITVQWYAGDLACRALMFLKLVAMYASAFITVVISLDRQAAILHPLSVGDAKKKNKAMLCVAWALSVLLALPQMFVFHAVSRSQPIYFIQCATVGSFQAHWQETLYNMFTFSCLFLLPLLIMVLCYSRILIDISGKMKRVCVSSKEVHLRRSYNNIPRARMRTLKMSIVIVLTFVLCWTPYYLLGLWYWFSPEMLSRKKVPPSLSHILFLFGLFNACLDPLIYGLFTMHFRREIGRVCRCTHRRKEQASTLIGSFRTSTTAAPIRSAGEDQGGSGKYELEVTVNVALPAGRCELCRKKIVESFI